A single region of the uncultured Flavobacterium sp. genome encodes:
- a CDS encoding sugar MFS transporter yields MSNIESALHIDKRSTIIPMVILTALFFILGFVTWLNGPLIPFFQLACELTSSQAYFVTFAFYIAYFVMAVPSSWVIEKVGYKNGISLGLLIIAAGAFMFYPAAESRTFIQFLIALFVMGTGLAILQTAANPYVVVIGPRESAAARISVLGIANKLAGFVAPLILTALVLSNMQEFTADKIALLDSVSKTNALNSLALQLQRPYLYMGLIIMVLALLVKLSPLPEIDLDEDGSVMHLSIFKQIRNAFRRPQLVLGVITLMLYLAAEVLAGDSIGGFGKELGVYGTEGNFYLKLTSFTMSAMVVGYILGITLIPKYVSQVTALKASGVLGLILVSAIVLISPKIMIQLPGIPNLPIVLLLVALLGLANALCWPAIWPMALEDLGGYTKIGSAILIMGIIGGAIFPLFYGMITENINASNIANGTAAISKSGNQIAYLMLLPSYLMILFYAVKGHKYRSWKI; encoded by the coding sequence ATGTCAAACATTGAAAGTGCATTACATATAGACAAAAGGAGTACTATTATTCCGATGGTAATCTTAACTGCATTATTTTTTATTCTGGGTTTTGTAACCTGGTTAAACGGACCTTTAATTCCATTTTTTCAACTGGCATGTGAGTTGACCTCTTCTCAGGCTTATTTTGTAACTTTTGCTTTTTACATCGCATATTTTGTAATGGCAGTTCCATCGTCCTGGGTAATTGAAAAAGTAGGCTACAAAAATGGTATTTCATTAGGATTATTAATCATTGCGGCAGGAGCATTCATGTTTTATCCGGCGGCCGAGAGCAGAACTTTTATACAGTTTTTAATTGCATTATTTGTTATGGGAACCGGTTTGGCAATTTTACAAACGGCAGCCAATCCGTATGTAGTTGTAATTGGTCCAAGAGAAAGTGCAGCTGCGAGAATTAGTGTTTTAGGAATTGCAAATAAATTAGCTGGATTTGTAGCACCACTTATATTGACAGCTTTGGTTTTGTCGAATATGCAGGAGTTTACAGCAGATAAAATTGCGTTACTGGATTCAGTTTCAAAAACAAATGCCTTAAATTCTCTTGCATTACAATTGCAAAGACCATATCTTTATATGGGATTGATTATTATGGTTTTGGCACTATTAGTAAAGCTATCGCCATTGCCGGAAATCGATTTGGATGAAGACGGAAGTGTAATGCATTTAAGTATTTTTAAGCAAATCAGAAACGCATTCAGACGTCCGCAATTGGTTTTAGGCGTAATCACTTTAATGCTTTATTTAGCTGCCGAAGTTTTAGCCGGAGATTCTATTGGAGGTTTCGGAAAAGAATTGGGAGTTTATGGAACCGAAGGAAACTTTTATTTAAAATTAACCTCTTTCACAATGTCAGCAATGGTTGTGGGTTATATATTAGGAATTACTTTAATACCTAAATATGTATCGCAAGTTACAGCCCTGAAGGCGTCAGGAGTTTTAGGTTTAATTTTGGTATCAGCAATAGTTTTGATTTCGCCAAAAATAATGATCCAGTTGCCTGGAATTCCAAATTTGCCAATTGTATTGCTTTTAGTAGCATTACTTGGTTTGGCAAATGCACTTTGCTGGCCCGCAATCTGGCCAATGGCATTGGAAGATTTGGGCGGATATACTAAAATTGGAAGCGCAATTTTGATTATGGGAATCATTGGAGGAGCAATCTTTCCTTTGTTTTACGGAATGATCACAGAAAACATAAACGCATCAAATATTGCAAACGGAACCGCAGCAATTTCAAAAAGCGGAAACCAAATTGCATATTTAATGCTGTTACCATCTTATTTAATGATTCTTTTTTATGCAGTAAAAGGTCATAAATACCGAAGTTGGAAAATTTAA
- a CDS encoding sugar phosphate nucleotidyltransferase — MHNNLVILAGGASSRMKKEAVLDNLSPEEIAQANERSKGLIGVGASGRPLLDYLLLNARKAGYKNIYIIIGEQGELFKEFYGSQNVNNDFHGLNISFAVQYIPEGRIKPFGTADALFQAVEQFPELNTQQYSVCNSDNLYSTEALLALRETNSPNAFIAYDRDALEFPSERISRFAIAKLDKNNQLLDILEKPSEDVLNDYKDIEGKIRVSMNAFKFNGSTLYTHLKNCPVHPERDEKELPTVLLNSVKENPNTTLGIPFSEHVPDLTAKEDIADVKAYLQQYYPVLDWEA, encoded by the coding sequence ATGCACAACAATTTAGTTATTCTTGCGGGTGGAGCATCCTCCCGTATGAAAAAAGAAGCGGTTTTAGATAATTTATCTCCCGAAGAAATTGCTCAGGCAAACGAAAGAAGTAAAGGTTTAATAGGCGTTGGCGCAAGCGGAAGACCATTATTAGATTACCTTTTATTGAATGCCAGGAAAGCAGGATATAAAAATATCTACATTATTATTGGGGAACAAGGAGAGTTGTTTAAAGAGTTTTACGGAAGCCAAAATGTCAACAATGATTTTCACGGACTCAACATTTCATTTGCCGTACAGTATATTCCGGAAGGACGTATAAAACCATTTGGCACTGCCGATGCTTTATTTCAGGCAGTAGAACAATTCCCGGAATTAAATACTCAGCAATATTCGGTTTGTAATAGTGATAATTTATATTCAACAGAAGCCTTATTGGCGCTACGAGAAACCAATAGTCCAAATGCTTTTATTGCTTACGATCGTGATGCGTTGGAGTTTCCATCAGAAAGAATTTCGCGTTTTGCCATCGCTAAATTGGACAAAAACAATCAATTATTAGATATTTTAGAAAAACCTTCTGAAGATGTTTTAAATGATTATAAGGATATTGAAGGTAAAATAAGAGTAAGTATGAATGCTTTTAAATTTAACGGAAGTACTTTATATACACATCTTAAAAATTGTCCGGTTCATCCTGAAAGAGATGAAAAAGAATTGCCTACAGTACTTTTAAATTCGGTAAAAGAAAACCCGAATACAACCTTGGGGATTCCGTTTTCAGAGCACGTTCCGGATCTAACAGCAAAAGAAGATATTGCAGATGTTAAAGCATATCTGCAACAATATTATCCGGTTTTGGACTGGGAAGCTTAA
- a CDS encoding galactokinase family protein — protein MKKITSLAPGRTCLFGDHQDYLGLPVIACAIDRNIKLTAEQNDTHTFVLNMIDIGEIRIIDIEATFDTLESRDYFASSLRVLRRYGCVPNVGYNITITGDIPINSGTSSSSALLMAWIRFLITAFGVDNEVTPEFISKIGYESEVLEHGEPGGMMDHFSIGVGNIVFINTKDPFSYKIIGTELKGLITGVSGVPKETIGLLGEIKGNALIAIDIVKQNFPNFDLNTSEIEDLDRYRNCVPDRLIPFFEAALKNYHYTKEALKEFEKPVLDLKKIGELMNQHHEVLRDLLKITVPRIDDMINAALRAGAYGAKIVGSGGGGSIVVIADPKKENLVIEAILKAGAQEAYAVSVDPGVRIIENIEI, from the coding sequence GTGAAAAAAATTACTTCATTAGCCCCAGGCCGGACTTGTCTCTTTGGAGATCATCAGGATTATTTAGGATTGCCGGTTATAGCCTGTGCAATCGATAGAAATATTAAACTAACTGCCGAACAAAATGACACACATACATTTGTTCTGAATATGATCGATATTGGCGAAATCCGTATCATCGATATTGAGGCAACTTTTGATACATTAGAATCCAGAGATTATTTTGCTTCGTCATTGCGAGTATTGCGCAGATATGGTTGCGTGCCCAATGTAGGTTACAATATTACAATTACAGGTGATATTCCAATTAATTCGGGAACATCAAGTTCATCTGCCTTATTAATGGCGTGGATTCGTTTTTTGATTACCGCTTTTGGAGTTGATAATGAAGTAACGCCAGAGTTTATTTCAAAAATCGGATACGAATCCGAAGTTTTAGAACACGGAGAACCGGGCGGAATGATGGATCATTTTAGTATTGGAGTAGGGAATATTGTTTTTATAAATACAAAAGATCCTTTTTCGTACAAAATTATCGGAACAGAATTAAAAGGTTTAATTACAGGAGTTTCCGGTGTTCCAAAAGAAACGATTGGATTACTTGGTGAAATTAAAGGAAACGCTTTAATCGCAATAGATATTGTGAAGCAGAATTTTCCAAATTTTGATTTAAATACTTCTGAAATTGAAGATTTAGATCGTTATAGAAATTGTGTCCCGGACCGTTTGATTCCGTTTTTTGAAGCGGCGCTAAAAAATTATCATTATACCAAAGAAGCTTTAAAAGAGTTCGAAAAACCGGTTTTAGACCTTAAAAAAATTGGAGAATTAATGAATCAGCATCATGAAGTTTTGCGTGATTTATTAAAAATTACAGTTCCAAGAATTGATGATATGATAAATGCGGCTTTGCGTGCCGGTGCTTATGGAGCTAAAATTGTTGGCTCAGGCGGAGGCGGAAGTATTGTGGTAATTGCTGATCCTAAAAAAGAGAATTTGGTAATCGAAGCTATTTTAAAAGCCGGCGCTCAGGAAGCTTATGCCGTATCTGTAGATCCCGGTGTGAGAATTATAGAAAATATTGAAATTTAA